Proteins encoded in a region of the Neodiprion lecontei isolate iyNeoLeco1 chromosome 5, iyNeoLeco1.1, whole genome shotgun sequence genome:
- the LOC107220114 gene encoding neuroplastin isoform X3 produces MEMERQAGFLLALLFLANFLTIGADSSGRIQYIGYSNALLNTTPWKITCLGLTSSDAVAWTRNGESIQQEIDEKEITQEDSPTNSTISASLAKLKHGGQYKCTKNSTFSHTLTVHSEANGGASTQTPQSDSSLTSKVASASNQNELIYAYTEKNLILPCNLTTVTTGSITWTHNNATLKETDTLKLSKDRTQLNITKGLEDYMGNYTCSAGSGMPTRFMKVVPYPIVKLPSLDTNVVEGEKLRLTCEVTPGLGAEIEWIFDNVTYTKGTERINITTEEKSSTLTVYDIRQEDRGNVTCKVVFTRTVDQFASSYTTLLRVTNKFAALWPFLGICAEVIVLCAIILVYEKKRNKAELEESDTDQSPDTYPHPKRRN; encoded by the exons ATGGAGATGGAAAGACAGGCTGGTTTTCTGCTCGCTTTGCTATTTTTAGCCAATTTTCTGACGATCGGAGCAG ACAGCTCAGGCCGTATCCAGTACATCGGTTACTCAAACGCCCTTCTTAATACCACGCCGTGGAAGATCACGTGCTTGGGACTGACGTCGTCGGACGCTGTGGCATGGACGCGAAACGGAGAGTCGATACAACaagaaatcgatgaaaaagaGATAACGCAAGAGGATTCACCCACCAACTCAACCATCAGCGCCAGTTTGGCCAAACTTAAACACGGTGGACAGTACAAGTGTACCAAGAACTCAACATTCTCGCACACACTCACGGTGCATAGTG AGGCAAACGGGGGTGCATCAACGCAAACTCCGCAGTCGGATTCGAGTCTAACGTCGAAAGTTGCATCGGCGTCGAATCAAAATGAGCTGATTTACGCgtatactgaaaaaaatctgattttaCCGTGTAACTTAACTACGGTTACTACCGGTAGCATTACGTGGACGCACAACAACGCAACGTTGAAAGAAACGGACACGCTGAAACTTTCCAAGGATAGAACGCAGCTCAACATCACCAAAGGACTCGAGGATTACATGGGAAATTATACCTGCAGTGCTGGGAGCGGGATGCCAACGCGATTTATGAAAGTTGTCC CTTATCCGATAGTGAAATTACCGTCTCTGGATACGAACGTCGTCGAGGGTGAAAAGCTGCGTTTGACTTGCGAAGTGACGCCGGGTCTCGGTGCCGAAATCGAGTGGATCTTCGACAATGTCACATACACCAAGGGCACGGAACGCATCAACATTACAACCGAAGAAAAGTCGTCGACCCTAACCGTATACGACATTCGGCAGGAGGATCGCGGCAACGTGACTTGCAAGGTTGTCTTTACCAGGACCGTAGACCAGTTCGCATCCAGCTACACGACCCTGCTCAGAGTCACGAACAAGTTTGCAGCCCTTTGGCCCTTCCTCGGTATATGCGCCGAGGTCATCGTACTCTGTGCCATCATCCTCGTCTACGAGAAGAAGCGCAACAAGGCCGAACTCGAAGAGTCCGACACTGACCAGAGTCCAGACAC atatcCGCACCCGAAGCGACGGAACTGA
- the LOC107220114 gene encoding neuroplastin isoform X1 — MEMERQAGFLLALLFLANFLTIGADSSGRIQYIGYSNALLNTTPWKITCLGLTSSDAVAWTRNGESIQQEIDEKEITQEDSPTNSTISASLAKLKHGGQYKCTKNSTFSHTLTVHSEANGGASTQTPQSDSSLTSKVASASNQNELIYAYTEKNLILPCNLTTVTTGSITWTHNNATLKETDTLKLSKDRTQLNITKGLEDYMGNYTCSAGSGMPTRFMKVVPYPIVKLPSLDTNVVEGEKLRLTCEVTPGLGAEIEWIFDNVTYTKGTERINITTEEKSSTLTVYDIRQEDRGNVTCKVVFTRTVDQFASSYTTLLRVTNKFAALWPFLGICAEVIVLCAIILVYEKKRNKAELEESDTDQSPDTKPTPNKDSEVRQRK; from the exons ATGGAGATGGAAAGACAGGCTGGTTTTCTGCTCGCTTTGCTATTTTTAGCCAATTTTCTGACGATCGGAGCAG ACAGCTCAGGCCGTATCCAGTACATCGGTTACTCAAACGCCCTTCTTAATACCACGCCGTGGAAGATCACGTGCTTGGGACTGACGTCGTCGGACGCTGTGGCATGGACGCGAAACGGAGAGTCGATACAACaagaaatcgatgaaaaagaGATAACGCAAGAGGATTCACCCACCAACTCAACCATCAGCGCCAGTTTGGCCAAACTTAAACACGGTGGACAGTACAAGTGTACCAAGAACTCAACATTCTCGCACACACTCACGGTGCATAGTG AGGCAAACGGGGGTGCATCAACGCAAACTCCGCAGTCGGATTCGAGTCTAACGTCGAAAGTTGCATCGGCGTCGAATCAAAATGAGCTGATTTACGCgtatactgaaaaaaatctgattttaCCGTGTAACTTAACTACGGTTACTACCGGTAGCATTACGTGGACGCACAACAACGCAACGTTGAAAGAAACGGACACGCTGAAACTTTCCAAGGATAGAACGCAGCTCAACATCACCAAAGGACTCGAGGATTACATGGGAAATTATACCTGCAGTGCTGGGAGCGGGATGCCAACGCGATTTATGAAAGTTGTCC CTTATCCGATAGTGAAATTACCGTCTCTGGATACGAACGTCGTCGAGGGTGAAAAGCTGCGTTTGACTTGCGAAGTGACGCCGGGTCTCGGTGCCGAAATCGAGTGGATCTTCGACAATGTCACATACACCAAGGGCACGGAACGCATCAACATTACAACCGAAGAAAAGTCGTCGACCCTAACCGTATACGACATTCGGCAGGAGGATCGCGGCAACGTGACTTGCAAGGTTGTCTTTACCAGGACCGTAGACCAGTTCGCATCCAGCTACACGACCCTGCTCAGAGTCACGAACAAGTTTGCAGCCCTTTGGCCCTTCCTCGGTATATGCGCCGAGGTCATCGTACTCTGTGCCATCATCCTCGTCTACGAGAAGAAGCGCAACAAGGCCGAACTCGAAGAGTCCGACACTGACCAGAGTCCAGACAC CAAACCGACGCCGAACAAAGATTCCGAAGTCAGGCAGCGAAagtga
- the LOC107220114 gene encoding neuroplastin isoform X2 encodes MWRVDSFFSPHPPPPALCSPIDSSGRIQYIGYSNALLNTTPWKITCLGLTSSDAVAWTRNGESIQQEIDEKEITQEDSPTNSTISASLAKLKHGGQYKCTKNSTFSHTLTVHSEANGGASTQTPQSDSSLTSKVASASNQNELIYAYTEKNLILPCNLTTVTTGSITWTHNNATLKETDTLKLSKDRTQLNITKGLEDYMGNYTCSAGSGMPTRFMKVVPYPIVKLPSLDTNVVEGEKLRLTCEVTPGLGAEIEWIFDNVTYTKGTERINITTEEKSSTLTVYDIRQEDRGNVTCKVVFTRTVDQFASSYTTLLRVTNKFAALWPFLGICAEVIVLCAIILVYEKKRNKAELEESDTDQSPDTKPTPNKDSEVRQRK; translated from the exons atgtgGCGAgtcgattcgtttttttcaccccATCCACCCCCACCGGCCCTCTGTTCGCCGATCG ACAGCTCAGGCCGTATCCAGTACATCGGTTACTCAAACGCCCTTCTTAATACCACGCCGTGGAAGATCACGTGCTTGGGACTGACGTCGTCGGACGCTGTGGCATGGACGCGAAACGGAGAGTCGATACAACaagaaatcgatgaaaaagaGATAACGCAAGAGGATTCACCCACCAACTCAACCATCAGCGCCAGTTTGGCCAAACTTAAACACGGTGGACAGTACAAGTGTACCAAGAACTCAACATTCTCGCACACACTCACGGTGCATAGTG AGGCAAACGGGGGTGCATCAACGCAAACTCCGCAGTCGGATTCGAGTCTAACGTCGAAAGTTGCATCGGCGTCGAATCAAAATGAGCTGATTTACGCgtatactgaaaaaaatctgattttaCCGTGTAACTTAACTACGGTTACTACCGGTAGCATTACGTGGACGCACAACAACGCAACGTTGAAAGAAACGGACACGCTGAAACTTTCCAAGGATAGAACGCAGCTCAACATCACCAAAGGACTCGAGGATTACATGGGAAATTATACCTGCAGTGCTGGGAGCGGGATGCCAACGCGATTTATGAAAGTTGTCC CTTATCCGATAGTGAAATTACCGTCTCTGGATACGAACGTCGTCGAGGGTGAAAAGCTGCGTTTGACTTGCGAAGTGACGCCGGGTCTCGGTGCCGAAATCGAGTGGATCTTCGACAATGTCACATACACCAAGGGCACGGAACGCATCAACATTACAACCGAAGAAAAGTCGTCGACCCTAACCGTATACGACATTCGGCAGGAGGATCGCGGCAACGTGACTTGCAAGGTTGTCTTTACCAGGACCGTAGACCAGTTCGCATCCAGCTACACGACCCTGCTCAGAGTCACGAACAAGTTTGCAGCCCTTTGGCCCTTCCTCGGTATATGCGCCGAGGTCATCGTACTCTGTGCCATCATCCTCGTCTACGAGAAGAAGCGCAACAAGGCCGAACTCGAAGAGTCCGACACTGACCAGAGTCCAGACAC CAAACCGACGCCGAACAAAGATTCCGAAGTCAGGCAGCGAAagtga
- the LOC107220114 gene encoding basigin isoform X4 → MEMERQAGFLLALLFLANFLTIGAEANGGASTQTPQSDSSLTSKVASASNQNELIYAYTEKNLILPCNLTTVTTGSITWTHNNATLKETDTLKLSKDRTQLNITKGLEDYMGNYTCSAGSGMPTRFMKVVPYPIVKLPSLDTNVVEGEKLRLTCEVTPGLGAEIEWIFDNVTYTKGTERINITTEEKSSTLTVYDIRQEDRGNVTCKVVFTRTVDQFASSYTTLLRVTNKFAALWPFLGICAEVIVLCAIILVYEKKRNKAELEESDTDQSPDTKPTPNKDSEVRQRK, encoded by the exons ATGGAGATGGAAAGACAGGCTGGTTTTCTGCTCGCTTTGCTATTTTTAGCCAATTTTCTGACGATCGGAGCAG AGGCAAACGGGGGTGCATCAACGCAAACTCCGCAGTCGGATTCGAGTCTAACGTCGAAAGTTGCATCGGCGTCGAATCAAAATGAGCTGATTTACGCgtatactgaaaaaaatctgattttaCCGTGTAACTTAACTACGGTTACTACCGGTAGCATTACGTGGACGCACAACAACGCAACGTTGAAAGAAACGGACACGCTGAAACTTTCCAAGGATAGAACGCAGCTCAACATCACCAAAGGACTCGAGGATTACATGGGAAATTATACCTGCAGTGCTGGGAGCGGGATGCCAACGCGATTTATGAAAGTTGTCC CTTATCCGATAGTGAAATTACCGTCTCTGGATACGAACGTCGTCGAGGGTGAAAAGCTGCGTTTGACTTGCGAAGTGACGCCGGGTCTCGGTGCCGAAATCGAGTGGATCTTCGACAATGTCACATACACCAAGGGCACGGAACGCATCAACATTACAACCGAAGAAAAGTCGTCGACCCTAACCGTATACGACATTCGGCAGGAGGATCGCGGCAACGTGACTTGCAAGGTTGTCTTTACCAGGACCGTAGACCAGTTCGCATCCAGCTACACGACCCTGCTCAGAGTCACGAACAAGTTTGCAGCCCTTTGGCCCTTCCTCGGTATATGCGCCGAGGTCATCGTACTCTGTGCCATCATCCTCGTCTACGAGAAGAAGCGCAACAAGGCCGAACTCGAAGAGTCCGACACTGACCAGAGTCCAGACAC CAAACCGACGCCGAACAAAGATTCCGAAGTCAGGCAGCGAAagtga